One genomic segment of Plasmodium vivax chromosome 9, whole genome shotgun sequence includes these proteins:
- a CDS encoding hypothetical protein, conserved (encoded by transcript PVX_092605A): MDTATSAHADEGAALRPSEISKIEAILDKILPHRDINVVTLKSVRKDVADYLNVDESYFSESKEKKELLKSILKEKLLKLYKQQKEEETTDEIENSEYNDEVKKGHSKQRVNKSASKSAKKSPKNKDKQGGKKNSDNDEAQEEEDNYSDDSMGDSTTKSKKKNKIKKKKKRELNSDEDSQVPKKKKKGKEQNDDDDDEYDEDEEEDKQTDFDYDAHKRKANNEDASKKKKKNISSSGNYSSKEKNAHTVKKEKLRKLVLDLKIGPTIFKDLNKEDEQAYNKKLEQRIIAFCEKKHVCSESGRLPNPNEIHEYRKKIKLKEELDGIDPSNILDTSTRVRRRNPNAYVPQSFAEIDEEGEEVEDEEEEDEDDEDDDDDEEVHGAEDDADEGAEEHDDDEEDDDDEDDDEEDDDEEDDDDGVTKSKKKKKLKKTISKKKTRVLEDDD, encoded by the exons ATGG ACACTGCCACCAGCGCACACGCAGATGAAGGAGCCGCACTGCGCCCCTCGGAAATATCCAAAATCGAAGCCATCCTTGACAAAATCCTCCCGCATAGGGATATAAACGTAGTAACCCTAAAGAGCGTAAGAAAAGACGTGGCggattatttaaatgtagATGAATCATACTTTTCGGagagcaaagaaaaaaaagaattactaAAAAGTATTTTGAAAGAAAAGTTACTAAAACTTTACAAGCaacagaaggaggaggagacgACGGATGAAATTGAAAATAGCGAATACAACGATGAGGTGAAAAAGGGCCACTCAAAACAGAGAGTAAATAAAAGTGCAAGCAAAAGCGCGAAGAAAAGCCcgaaaaataaagacaaacagggagggaaaaaaaactcagATAATGATGAGGcacaagaggaagaagacaaCTACAGCGATGACAGCATGGGAGATAGTACAACcaagtcaaaaaaaaaaaataaaataaaaaaaaaaaaaaagagagaattAAATTCCGACGAGGATAGTCAAGTaccaaagaaaaagaaaaagggaaaggaacaaaatgacgatgatgatgatgaatatgatgaggatgaagaagaggataAACAAACCGATTTCGATTATGATGCTCACAAACGTAAAGCCAATAATGAGGAtgcttccaaaaaaaaaaaaaaaaacatcagcAGCAGTGGAAATTACAgtagtaaagaaaaaaatgcacataccgtgaaaaaagaaaaactaaGAAAATTAGTTTTAGACCTAAAAATTGGACCCACTATTTTTAAAGACTTAAACAAAGAAGACGAACAAGCATACAATAAAAAACTAGAACAAAGGATAATTgcattttgcgaaaaaaaacacgtgtGCTCGGAAAGCGGAAGATTACCCAATCCGAATGAAATACACGagtatagaaaaaaaattaaactgaAGGAAGAATTAGATGGCATTGACCCGTCTAACATCCTCGACACCAGCACAAGGGTGAGGAGAAGGAACCCCAACGCTTATGTGCCGCAGTCCTTTGCAGAAATTgatgaggagggggaggaggtagaggacgaagaggaggaagatgaggatgacgaggacgacgatgatgatgaagaggTCCACGGAGCGGAAGATGATGCAGACGAGGGGGCAGAAGAGcacgacgatgatgaagaagatgacgatgatgaggatgacgatgaagaggacgatgatgaagaagacgacgatgatgGGGTGACCAAAtctaaaaagaagaaaaagttaaaaaaaacaatcagCAAGAAGAAGACGCGTGTGTTGGAGGACGACGACTGA
- a CDS encoding vacuolar ATP synthase subunit F, putative (encoded by transcript PVX_092600A), translating into MTSRRHKFFNETDLKIYIIGDEDSVVGFLLAGIGFRDGLGKKNFFIVNSKTNKTEIEEVFKEYTSKNDCGVILMNQQIADEIRYLVDTHDKILPTVLEIPSKDKPFDPNKDSIIQRVKLFFGGDISNLK; encoded by the exons ATGACATCGAGAAGACATAAGTTTTTTAATGAAACAGATTTAAAGATATACATCATAGGGGATGAG GACTCTGTAGTGGGCTTCTTACTAGCTGGCATAGGCTTTCGGGATGGcttagggaaaaaaaatttcttcatcGTGAATTCGA AAACGAACAAAACCGAAATAGAGGAAGTATTCAAGGAGTACACCTCAAAAAACGACTGTGGAGTTATTCTGATGAACCAACAG ATCGCGGACGAAATAAGATACCTGGTTGACACGCACGACAAGATCCTGCCAACCGTTTTGGAAATTCCGTCCAAAGACAAGCCGTTTGACCCCAACAAGGATTCGATCATACAGAGGGTGAAGCTTTTTTTCGGGGGGGACATTTCAAACTTGAAGTGA
- a CDS encoding hypothetical protein, conserved (encoded by transcript PVX_092595A) — protein sequence MKETEISIENAAYAKMFMHGLKNSYDDVCGILIGKYSDVEKKKQRCVITDSIPLFHTHILSPFLNLAFTLVENHYKGKEERIIGYYHISVEDSKNDDIKNVKVCELVANKLVKNYSDAMICLVQLSKLESDDANCLNVFMQDDATEEWKNCDVEVTRNNKDFLKMSLSNNEYLNLHDFDDHLNCINHDFMNSNLFNNV from the exons atgaaagagacCGAAATTAGCATAGAAAACGCTGCCTACGCGAAAATGTTTATGCATGGTTTGAAAAACTCGTATGATGACGTATGCGGGATTTTGATTGGAAAATATTCTGACGtcgaaaagaagaaacagagATGTGTCATCACTGATAGTATTCCCTTGTTCCATACGCATATACTGAGCCCCTTCCTGAATTTGGCCTTCACCTTG gtggAGAATCACTAcaaagggaaggaagaacGGATCATCGGGTACTACCACATAAGCGTGGAGGACTCAAAAAATGACGACATAAAGAACGTAAAAGTTTGTGAGCTAGTAGCCAACAAATTGGTGAAGAATTATAGCGATGCCATGATATGCCTAGTTCAGTTGTCCAAGCTGGAGAGTGATGATGCCAATTGCTTAAAC GTATTCATGCAAGACGATGCCACGGAGGAATGGAAAAACTGCGACGTGGAAGTGACCCGAAATAATAAGGACTTCCTGAAAATGAGCCTTTCGAACAATGA GTATCTCAACCTACACGATTTCGACGACCACCTAAATTGCATTAACCACGATTTTATGAATTCCAATTTGTTTAATAACGTTTAA